From a single Glycine soja cultivar W05 chromosome 19, ASM419377v2, whole genome shotgun sequence genomic region:
- the LOC114400457 gene encoding common plant regulatory factor 1-like isoform X4 — protein sequence MGNSEEEKSTKTEKPSSPVTVDQANQTNQTNIHVYPDWAAMQAYYGPRVTMPPYYNSAVASGHAPHPYMWGPPQPMMPPYGPPYAAIYPHGGVYTHPAVPIAGTPLSIETPPKSSGNTDQGLMKKLKEFDGLAMSIGNGHAESAEPGGENRLSESVDTEGSSDGSDGNTSGANQTRRKRSREGTPTTDGEGKTEMQGSPISKETAASNKMLAVVTAGVAGTIVGPVVSSGMTTTLELRNPSSVHSKASAPQPCPVLPAETWLQNERELKRERRKQSNRESARRSRLRKQAETEELARKVESLNAENATLKSEINRLTESSEKMRVENATLRGKLKNAQLRQTQEITLNIIDSQRATPISTENLLSRVNNNSGSNDRTVEDENGFCENKPNSGAKLHQLLDTSPRADAVAAG from the exons ATGGGAAACAGTGAGGAAGAGAAATCTACCAAGACTGAAAAACCTTCTTCACCTGTAACAGTG GATCAAGCCAATCAGACCAACCAGACCAATATTCATGTCTATCCTGATTGGGCAGCCATGCAG GCATATTATGGGCCAAGAGTCACCATGCCACCATACTACAACTCAGCTGTGGCTTCTGGTCACGCTCCTCACCCATACATGTGGGGACCACCACAG CCTATGATGCCACCTTATGGGCCTCCTTATGCAGCAATTTATCCACATGGAGGGGTTTATACTCACCCTGCAGTTCCTATT GCTGGGACTCCTTTAAGCATAGAGACACCACCCAAATCATCTGGAAATACTGATCAGGGTTTAATGAAGAAATTGAAAGAGTTTGATGGACTTGCAATGTCAATAGGAAATGGCCATGCTGAAAGTGCAGAGCCTGGAGGTGAAAACAGGCTGTCAGAGAG TGTGGATACTGAGGGTTCCAGTGATGGAAGTGATGGCAACACTTCAGGG GCTAATCAAACAAGAAGGAAAAGAAGCCGTGAGGGAACACCAACCACTG ATGGAGAAGGGAAAACTGAGATGCAAGGCAGTCCAATTTCCAAAGAGACTGCAGCTTCTAATAAGATGTTGGCAGTTGTCACTGCTGGTGTTGCAGGAACAATAGTTGGACCTGTAGTTTCTTCAGGTATGACCACCACGCTGGAGCTGAGAAATCCTTCCAGTGTTCATTCTAAAGCAAGTGCCCCACAACCTTGTCCAGTATTGCCTGCAGAAACTTGGTTACAG AATGAGCGTGAGCTGAAACGTGAGAGGCGGAAACAATCAAATCGAGAATCTGCTAGAAGGTCCAGACTAAGGAAGCAG GCTGAAACTGAAGAACTGGCACGGAAAGTTGAATCCTTGAATGCTGAGAATGCAACACTGAAATCAGAAATAAATCGACTGACCGAAAGTTCTGAAAAAATGAGGGTGGAAAATGCTACATTAAGG GGAAAACTTAAAAATGCTCAACtgagacaaacacaagagataACTTTGAACATAATTGACAGCCAGAGGGCTACACCTATAAGTACAGAAAACTTACTATCGAGAGTTAATAATAATTCCGGTTCTAATGATAGAACTGTGGAGGATGAGAATGGTTTTTGCGAAAATAAACCAAACTCTGGTGCAAAGCTGCATCAACTACTGGACACAAGTCCTAGAGCTGATGCTGTGGCAGCTGGTTGA
- the LOC114400457 gene encoding common plant regulatory factor 1-like isoform X2 gives MGNSEEEKSTKTEKPSSPVTVDQANQTNQTNIHVYPDWAAMQAYYGPRVTMPPYYNSAVASGHAPHPYMWGPPQPMMPPYGPPYAAIYPHGGVYTHPAVPIGPHTHSQGVPSSPAAGTPLSIETPPKSSGNTDQGLMKKLKEFDGLAMSIGNGHAESAEPGGENRLSESVDTEGSSDGSDGNTSGANQTRRKRSREGTPTTDGEGKTEMQGSPISKETAASNKMLAVVTAGVAGTIVGPVVSSGMTTTLELRNPSSVHSKASAPQPCPVLPAETWLQNERELKRERRKQSNRESARRSRLRKQAETEELARKVESLNAENATLKSEINRLTESSEKMRVENATLRGKLKNAQLRQTQEITLNIIDSQRATPISTENLLSRVNNNSGSNDRTVEDENGFCENKPNSGAKLHQLLDTSPRADAVAAG, from the exons ATGGGAAACAGTGAGGAAGAGAAATCTACCAAGACTGAAAAACCTTCTTCACCTGTAACAGTG GATCAAGCCAATCAGACCAACCAGACCAATATTCATGTCTATCCTGATTGGGCAGCCATGCAG GCATATTATGGGCCAAGAGTCACCATGCCACCATACTACAACTCAGCTGTGGCTTCTGGTCACGCTCCTCACCCATACATGTGGGGACCACCACAG CCTATGATGCCACCTTATGGGCCTCCTTATGCAGCAATTTATCCACATGGAGGGGTTTATACTCACCCTGCAGTTCCTATT GGGCCACATACACATAGTCAAGGAGTTCCATCTTCACCCGCC GCTGGGACTCCTTTAAGCATAGAGACACCACCCAAATCATCTGGAAATACTGATCAGGGTTTAATGAAGAAATTGAAAGAGTTTGATGGACTTGCAATGTCAATAGGAAATGGCCATGCTGAAAGTGCAGAGCCTGGAGGTGAAAACAGGCTGTCAGAGAG TGTGGATACTGAGGGTTCCAGTGATGGAAGTGATGGCAACACTTCAGGG GCTAATCAAACAAGAAGGAAAAGAAGCCGTGAGGGAACACCAACCACTG ATGGAGAAGGGAAAACTGAGATGCAAGGCAGTCCAATTTCCAAAGAGACTGCAGCTTCTAATAAGATGTTGGCAGTTGTCACTGCTGGTGTTGCAGGAACAATAGTTGGACCTGTAGTTTCTTCAGGTATGACCACCACGCTGGAGCTGAGAAATCCTTCCAGTGTTCATTCTAAAGCAAGTGCCCCACAACCTTGTCCAGTATTGCCTGCAGAAACTTGGTTACAG AATGAGCGTGAGCTGAAACGTGAGAGGCGGAAACAATCAAATCGAGAATCTGCTAGAAGGTCCAGACTAAGGAAGCAG GCTGAAACTGAAGAACTGGCACGGAAAGTTGAATCCTTGAATGCTGAGAATGCAACACTGAAATCAGAAATAAATCGACTGACCGAAAGTTCTGAAAAAATGAGGGTGGAAAATGCTACATTAAGG GGAAAACTTAAAAATGCTCAACtgagacaaacacaagagataACTTTGAACATAATTGACAGCCAGAGGGCTACACCTATAAGTACAGAAAACTTACTATCGAGAGTTAATAATAATTCCGGTTCTAATGATAGAACTGTGGAGGATGAGAATGGTTTTTGCGAAAATAAACCAAACTCTGGTGCAAAGCTGCATCAACTACTGGACACAAGTCCTAGAGCTGATGCTGTGGCAGCTGGTTGA
- the LOC114400457 gene encoding common plant regulatory factor 1-like isoform X1, with protein MGNSEEEKSTKTEKPSSPVTVDQANQTNQTNIHVYPDWAAMQAYYGPRVTMPPYYNSAVASGHAPHPYMWGPPQVPMMPPYGPPYAAIYPHGGVYTHPAVPIGPHTHSQGVPSSPAAGTPLSIETPPKSSGNTDQGLMKKLKEFDGLAMSIGNGHAESAEPGGENRLSESVDTEGSSDGSDGNTSGANQTRRKRSREGTPTTDGEGKTEMQGSPISKETAASNKMLAVVTAGVAGTIVGPVVSSGMTTTLELRNPSSVHSKASAPQPCPVLPAETWLQNERELKRERRKQSNRESARRSRLRKQAETEELARKVESLNAENATLKSEINRLTESSEKMRVENATLRGKLKNAQLRQTQEITLNIIDSQRATPISTENLLSRVNNNSGSNDRTVEDENGFCENKPNSGAKLHQLLDTSPRADAVAAG; from the exons ATGGGAAACAGTGAGGAAGAGAAATCTACCAAGACTGAAAAACCTTCTTCACCTGTAACAGTG GATCAAGCCAATCAGACCAACCAGACCAATATTCATGTCTATCCTGATTGGGCAGCCATGCAG GCATATTATGGGCCAAGAGTCACCATGCCACCATACTACAACTCAGCTGTGGCTTCTGGTCACGCTCCTCACCCATACATGTGGGGACCACCACAGGTA CCTATGATGCCACCTTATGGGCCTCCTTATGCAGCAATTTATCCACATGGAGGGGTTTATACTCACCCTGCAGTTCCTATT GGGCCACATACACATAGTCAAGGAGTTCCATCTTCACCCGCC GCTGGGACTCCTTTAAGCATAGAGACACCACCCAAATCATCTGGAAATACTGATCAGGGTTTAATGAAGAAATTGAAAGAGTTTGATGGACTTGCAATGTCAATAGGAAATGGCCATGCTGAAAGTGCAGAGCCTGGAGGTGAAAACAGGCTGTCAGAGAG TGTGGATACTGAGGGTTCCAGTGATGGAAGTGATGGCAACACTTCAGGG GCTAATCAAACAAGAAGGAAAAGAAGCCGTGAGGGAACACCAACCACTG ATGGAGAAGGGAAAACTGAGATGCAAGGCAGTCCAATTTCCAAAGAGACTGCAGCTTCTAATAAGATGTTGGCAGTTGTCACTGCTGGTGTTGCAGGAACAATAGTTGGACCTGTAGTTTCTTCAGGTATGACCACCACGCTGGAGCTGAGAAATCCTTCCAGTGTTCATTCTAAAGCAAGTGCCCCACAACCTTGTCCAGTATTGCCTGCAGAAACTTGGTTACAG AATGAGCGTGAGCTGAAACGTGAGAGGCGGAAACAATCAAATCGAGAATCTGCTAGAAGGTCCAGACTAAGGAAGCAG GCTGAAACTGAAGAACTGGCACGGAAAGTTGAATCCTTGAATGCTGAGAATGCAACACTGAAATCAGAAATAAATCGACTGACCGAAAGTTCTGAAAAAATGAGGGTGGAAAATGCTACATTAAGG GGAAAACTTAAAAATGCTCAACtgagacaaacacaagagataACTTTGAACATAATTGACAGCCAGAGGGCTACACCTATAAGTACAGAAAACTTACTATCGAGAGTTAATAATAATTCCGGTTCTAATGATAGAACTGTGGAGGATGAGAATGGTTTTTGCGAAAATAAACCAAACTCTGGTGCAAAGCTGCATCAACTACTGGACACAAGTCCTAGAGCTGATGCTGTGGCAGCTGGTTGA
- the LOC114400457 gene encoding common plant regulatory factor 1-like isoform X3 has product MGNSEEEKSTKTEKPSSPVTVDQANQTNQTNIHVYPDWAAMQAYYGPRVTMPPYYNSAVASGHAPHPYMWGPPQVPMMPPYGPPYAAIYPHGGVYTHPAVPIAGTPLSIETPPKSSGNTDQGLMKKLKEFDGLAMSIGNGHAESAEPGGENRLSESVDTEGSSDGSDGNTSGANQTRRKRSREGTPTTDGEGKTEMQGSPISKETAASNKMLAVVTAGVAGTIVGPVVSSGMTTTLELRNPSSVHSKASAPQPCPVLPAETWLQNERELKRERRKQSNRESARRSRLRKQAETEELARKVESLNAENATLKSEINRLTESSEKMRVENATLRGKLKNAQLRQTQEITLNIIDSQRATPISTENLLSRVNNNSGSNDRTVEDENGFCENKPNSGAKLHQLLDTSPRADAVAAG; this is encoded by the exons ATGGGAAACAGTGAGGAAGAGAAATCTACCAAGACTGAAAAACCTTCTTCACCTGTAACAGTG GATCAAGCCAATCAGACCAACCAGACCAATATTCATGTCTATCCTGATTGGGCAGCCATGCAG GCATATTATGGGCCAAGAGTCACCATGCCACCATACTACAACTCAGCTGTGGCTTCTGGTCACGCTCCTCACCCATACATGTGGGGACCACCACAGGTA CCTATGATGCCACCTTATGGGCCTCCTTATGCAGCAATTTATCCACATGGAGGGGTTTATACTCACCCTGCAGTTCCTATT GCTGGGACTCCTTTAAGCATAGAGACACCACCCAAATCATCTGGAAATACTGATCAGGGTTTAATGAAGAAATTGAAAGAGTTTGATGGACTTGCAATGTCAATAGGAAATGGCCATGCTGAAAGTGCAGAGCCTGGAGGTGAAAACAGGCTGTCAGAGAG TGTGGATACTGAGGGTTCCAGTGATGGAAGTGATGGCAACACTTCAGGG GCTAATCAAACAAGAAGGAAAAGAAGCCGTGAGGGAACACCAACCACTG ATGGAGAAGGGAAAACTGAGATGCAAGGCAGTCCAATTTCCAAAGAGACTGCAGCTTCTAATAAGATGTTGGCAGTTGTCACTGCTGGTGTTGCAGGAACAATAGTTGGACCTGTAGTTTCTTCAGGTATGACCACCACGCTGGAGCTGAGAAATCCTTCCAGTGTTCATTCTAAAGCAAGTGCCCCACAACCTTGTCCAGTATTGCCTGCAGAAACTTGGTTACAG AATGAGCGTGAGCTGAAACGTGAGAGGCGGAAACAATCAAATCGAGAATCTGCTAGAAGGTCCAGACTAAGGAAGCAG GCTGAAACTGAAGAACTGGCACGGAAAGTTGAATCCTTGAATGCTGAGAATGCAACACTGAAATCAGAAATAAATCGACTGACCGAAAGTTCTGAAAAAATGAGGGTGGAAAATGCTACATTAAGG GGAAAACTTAAAAATGCTCAACtgagacaaacacaagagataACTTTGAACATAATTGACAGCCAGAGGGCTACACCTATAAGTACAGAAAACTTACTATCGAGAGTTAATAATAATTCCGGTTCTAATGATAGAACTGTGGAGGATGAGAATGGTTTTTGCGAAAATAAACCAAACTCTGGTGCAAAGCTGCATCAACTACTGGACACAAGTCCTAGAGCTGATGCTGTGGCAGCTGGTTGA
- the LOC114400530 gene encoding putative glucose-6-phosphate 1-epimerase: MGHSAAVWDYRAATEITKDWNGIHQIVLRTPRGASAQVSLHGAQVTSWRNEHGEELLFTSSKAIFKAPKAIRGGIPICFPQFGNCGSLELHGFVRNRMWAIDDNPPPLPANDSSGKSFIDLVLKSSEEDMKCWPYSFEFHLRVSLTTDGDLTLISRVRNINGKPFSFSFAYHTYLLVSDISEIRIEGLETLDYLDNLFQKERFTEQGDAITFESEVDRVYLSSPNIIAVLDHERKRTFVIRKDGLPDVAVWNPWEKKSKSMSDFGDEEYKQMLCVDGAVIEKPVNLKPGEEWTGRLQLSIVPSSFCSDHLGLDRSDL; this comes from the exons ATGGGGCATTCTGCAGCTGTGTGGGACTATAGAGCAGCAACTGAAATTACAAAGGACTGGAATGGAATTCATCAAATTGTGCTTCGGACTCCAAGGGGTGCTTCGGCACAG GTAAGCTTACATGGGGCGCAGGTCACTTCGTGGCGGAATGAGCATGGGGAAGAACTTCTTTTCACAAGCAGCAAG GCAATTTTCAAGGCTCCAAAAGCAATACGAGGAGGAATTCCTATATGTTTTCCACAG TTCGGAAACTGTGGATCGCTGGAACTGCATGGTTTTGTGAGAAATAGAATGTGGGCAATTGATGATAATCCTCCTCCTCTACCTGCAAATGATTCTAGTGGGAAATCCTTCATTGATCTGGTATTAAAATCATCTGAAGAAGATATGAAGTGCTGGCCATATAG TTTTGAATTCCATCTTCGGGTGTCTCTTACAACAGATGGGGACCTGACTTTGATATCTAGAGTCAGGAATATAAATGGCAAGCCATTTAGTTTCTCATTTGCATATCACACATACTTATTGGTCTCTGACATAAG TGAGATAAGGATTGAAGGTCTGGAGACACTGGATTACCTAGACAACCTTTTCCAAAAGGAACGGTTTACAGAACAAGGAGATGCAATAACATTTGAATCTGAG GTGGATCGAGTGTATCTTAGCTCTCCAAACATAATTGCGGTGCTAGATCATGAGAGGAAACGAACATTTGTTATAAGGAAGGATGGTCTCCCTGATGTTG CTGTGTGGAATCCATGGGAgaagaaatcaaaatcaatgtCAGACTTTGGTGATGAGGAGTATAAACAAATGCTTTGTGTTGATGGGGCAGTAATAGAGAAACCTGTGAACTTGAAGCCGGGCGAGGAATGGACTGGGCGGCTGCAGCTCTCGATTGTGCCGTCAAGTTTTTGCAGCGACCATCTAGGTCTGGACAGAAGTGATCTTTGA
- the LOC114399407 gene encoding exosome complex component RRP41 homolog translates to MEYVSPEGLRLDGRRPMEMRQIRAEIGAVSKADGSAIFEMGNTKVIAAVYGPREVQNRSQQISSHALVRCEYCMANFSTGDRMRKSKGDRRSTEISLVIRQTMEACILTHLLPRSQIDIYVQVLQADGGTRSACINAATLALADAGIPMRDLVTSCSAGYLNSTPLLDLNYVEDSAGGPDVTLGILPKLDKVTLLQMDSKLPIDILENVMQLAIEGCKAIANYIREILLANTKQLEYRRGV, encoded by the exons ATGGAATACGTCAGCCCAGAAGGACTTCGCTTGGATGGTCGCCGACCAATGGAG ATGCGACAAATTCGTGCAGAGATTGGTGCTGTATCCAAAGCAGATGG TTCTGCCATTTTTGAGATGGGTAATACCAAAGTTATTGCTGCTGTTTATGGCCCCAGAGAG GTGCAAAATAGGAGCCAGCAAATAAGTAGCCATGCCCTG GTTCGGTGTGAGTACTGCATGGCTAATTTTAGCACTGGAGATCGCATGAGGAAATCTAAGGGTGACAG GAGATCAACTGAAATTTCTCTGGTTATCCGGCAAACCATGGAAGCATGTATACTGACACATTTATTGCCTCGTTCCCAG ATAGATATTTATGTCCAAGTTCTCCAAGCAGATGGAG GAACTAGATCTGCTTGTATAAATGCTGCTACTTTAGCCCTTGCCGATGCTGGGATCCCTATGCGTGATCTTGTAACTTCCTGTAGTGCTGGATACCTTAATAGCACCCCTCTGCTTG ATTTGAACTATGTAGAAGACAGTGCTGGAGGGCCTGATGTAACTCTTGGAATTCTGCCGAAGCTGGATAAAGTGACACTTCTTCAG ATGGATTCTAAACTACCAATTGACATTTTGGAAAATGTTATGCAACTGGCAATTGAAGGCTGCAAAGCAATAGCAAACTATATTCGAGAA ATTTTACTGGCAAACACAAAGCAACTTGAGTATCGAAGAGGTGTATAG
- the LOC114398404 gene encoding NDR1/HIN1-like protein 13, with the protein MEESAPQPKPILQKPPGYRDPNSKPPPPPPRKLMLPPSFQPKRKRRNFCRICCCTFCILILILLLVLVIAAALFYLIYDPSLPEFHLGSFRVPKLNVTNAADGAYLAADTAARVEVKNRSGRMSWHFSQSRFSVSAENGDLNLGSTKVAGFTVKEKGVTELKAETSVKELALNEKQRRRLKSAVESKALVPTVEVRTKTGVGLEGWNSPSISVTVVCGDATVRQLDKGDPPLCSITLLKWIKIR; encoded by the exons ATGGAAGAATCTGCGCCCCAACCCAAACCAATCTTACAGAAACCCCCCGGTTACCGGGACCCCAACTCCAAaccgccaccacctcctcctcgaAAGCTCATGCTGCCCCCCTCCTTCCAGCCCAAACGGAAGCGTCGCAACTTCTGCCGCATATGCTGCTGTACCTTCTGCATCCTCATCCTCATCCTCCTCCTTGTGCTCGTTATCGCCGCCGCTCTCTTCTACCTCATCTACGACCCCTCCCTCCCTGAGTTTCACCTCGGCTCCTTCCGCGTCCCCAAACTTAACGTCACCAATGCCGCCGACGGGGCCTACCTGGCTGCCGACACGGCCGCACGTGTCGAGGTCAAGAACCGCAGCGGCAGGATGTCGTGGCATTTCTCCCAGAGCCGCTTCTCGGTTTCGGCGGAGAACGGGGACCTGAATCTGGGGTCCACGAAGGTGGCCGGGTTCACGGTGAAGGAGAAGGGCGTGACCGAGCTGAAGGCGGAGACGAGCGTAAAGGAGCTGGCATTGAATGAGAAGCAGAGGAGAAGGCTTAAGAGCGCTGTGGAGAGCAAAGCGTTGGTCCCCACCGTGGAGGTTCGAACCAAAACCGGTGTTGGCTTGGAGGGTTGGAACTCACCCTCCATCTCCGTCACTGTCGTCTGCGGAGATGCCACCGTGAGACAACTCGATAAAGGAGACCCTCCCCTTTGCTCCATCACTCTCCTCAAATG GATCAAAATACGATGA